From the Anguilla anguilla isolate fAngAng1 chromosome 6, fAngAng1.pri, whole genome shotgun sequence genome, one window contains:
- the LOC118230399 gene encoding 4-galactosyl-N-acetylglucosaminide 3-alpha-L-fucosyltransferase 9-like, whose product MTSRHIMSSASFYKIIRPLGFGVLLLCCFVTLLFVYFKPSTTWLSGPIESVTSALKVKNPFLAKKELNQTIVLIWLWPFGQTYDLSSCSALFNIDGCYLTADRNLYNKSNGVVIHHRDISRDLSNLPPLQRPPFQKWVWMNLESPSHSPKMPGLENLFNLTLNYRQDADIEVPYGSIVLTEGKEDFVLPSKTKLVCWIVSNWNPEHIRVKYYNELNKHIEVHTYGQAFGEYLLDQDLFPTIASCKFYLSFENSIHKDYITEKLYNPLSVGTVPIVLGPSRQNYENFVPGDAFTHVDDFLSPKELAEHILFLDRNEDMYLQYFNWRRYFKVKMSYFWAEHTCRACDYIQKHKEYRVLNNLDVWFWG is encoded by the coding sequence GACACATTATGTCATCTGCATCTTTCTATAAAATTATACGCCCTCTTGGTTTTGGTGTTCTTctgctgtgttgttttgtgACTCTACTTTTTGTGTATTTCAAGCCATCCACTACCTGGCTATCAGGCCCTATAGAGTCTGTAACATCTGCTCTGAAGGTGAAAAACCCATTTCTTGCCAAAAAGGAGCTAAATCAAACAATTGTACTAATATGGCTGTGGCCATTTGGTCAAACCTATGACCTGAGCTCCTGCAGTGCCCTGTTTAACATCGATGGCTGTTACCTTACAGCCGACAGAAACTTGTACAACAAGTCGAATGGCGTCGTTATTCACCACAGAGACATCAGCAGGGATTTATCAAACCTGCCACCGCTGCAACGTCCACCCTTCCAAAAATGGGTGTGGATGAACTTGGAATCGCCCTCGCACTCGCCGAAAATGCCCGGTCTTGAAAATCTGTTCAATTTGACTTTGAATTACCGCCAGGACGCTGATATTGAGGTGCCTTATGGGTCAATCGTATTGACCGAGGGAAAGGAAGACTTTGTTTTGCCAAGTAAGACCAAATTGGTGTGCTGGATTGTGAGCAATTGGAACCCTGAGCACATTAGAGTTAAGTACTACAATGAGCTAAACAAGCACATTGAGGTACACACTTATGGACAGGCCTTTGGAGAGTACCTCCTTGATCAAGACTTATTCCCAACCATTGCCAGCTGTAAATTCTATCTGTCATTCGAGAACTCAATCCACAAAGACTACATCACTGAAAAACTGTACAACCCACTGTCtgtgggcacagtgccaattgTTCTTGGGCCATCAAGGCAGAACTATGAGAACTTTGTCCCAGGTGATGCCTTTACACATGTAGATGATTTTCTCTCCCCCAAAGAGCTGGCCGAGCACATCCTGTTCTTAGACAGGAATGAAGACATGTATCTCCAATACTTCAACTGGCGCAGGTACTTTAAAGTGAAGATGTCTTACTTTTGGGCGGAGCACACTTGTCGGGCATGTGATTACATCCAAAAACATAAAGAATACAGGGTTTTGAATAATCTTGACGTGTGGTTCTGGGGATAA